One region of Sphingomonas abietis genomic DNA includes:
- a CDS encoding glycosyltransferase family 4 protein — protein sequence MRIAIIAHLKHAIGEPFAGGLETHTHMLAKALQRRGHAVTVFASTRSDPALGVEAICDETSLLTTGTDEANDVAFFREHHAYLRLMTALRTRDFDVIHNNSLHYLPVSMADTLATPMVTTLHTPPFCWLESGMRLGAGASRFAAVSTATARLWSHVASVDHIVSNGIDLTHFPYRATPDPEPYLVWYGRIVPEKGLDLAIDAARRAGLPLRIAGPISDRAFFAAHIAPRLGPDIVHVGHLSHEALARLVGGARAALCSPRWEEPYGLVVAEALACGTPVASFRRGGVPDIVDASSGILAEPDDVDALAAAARQAMALDRSACRRRAEACCDAERMVDAYERIYADMVAQPLRLVRPATPTDLEPILSVA from the coding sequence TTGCGGATAGCGATCATTGCGCATCTCAAACACGCGATCGGCGAGCCGTTCGCGGGCGGTCTTGAGACGCACACCCACATGCTGGCAAAGGCTCTGCAGCGCCGTGGGCATGCCGTTACGGTCTTCGCCTCGACCCGATCGGATCCGGCGCTCGGCGTCGAGGCGATCTGCGACGAGACGTCGCTGCTGACGACGGGAACCGACGAGGCGAACGACGTCGCCTTCTTTCGCGAGCACCACGCCTATCTGCGGCTGATGACCGCGTTGCGCACGCGCGATTTCGACGTGATCCACAACAATTCGCTGCATTATCTGCCGGTCAGCATGGCGGATACCCTCGCCACGCCGATGGTGACGACCCTGCACACGCCGCCCTTCTGTTGGCTGGAAAGCGGGATGAGACTGGGTGCCGGCGCGTCGCGCTTTGCGGCGGTGTCGACTGCGACCGCACGGCTCTGGTCGCACGTGGCATCGGTCGATCACATCGTGTCCAACGGCATCGATCTCACCCATTTTCCCTATCGCGCGACACCGGACCCCGAGCCGTATCTGGTCTGGTACGGGCGGATCGTGCCGGAAAAGGGGCTCGATCTCGCGATCGATGCCGCCCGGCGCGCCGGCCTCCCGTTGCGCATCGCCGGCCCCATTTCCGATCGCGCCTTCTTCGCCGCCCACATTGCACCGCGACTGGGGCCAGATATCGTCCATGTCGGCCATCTGTCGCACGAGGCGCTGGCCCGTCTCGTCGGCGGTGCGCGGGCAGCCCTGTGCTCTCCGCGCTGGGAGGAACCCTACGGCCTCGTGGTCGCCGAGGCGCTGGCCTGTGGCACGCCGGTCGCCTCCTTCCGGCGCGGCGGCGTACCCGACATCGTCGACGCGTCGTCCGGAATCCTCGCCGAGCCGGATGACGTCGATGCGCTCGCCGCTGCGGCGCGACAGGCGATGGCGCTCGACAGGTCCGCCTGCCGCCGCCGGGCGGAAGCGTGCTGCGACGCCGAGCGGATGGTCGATGCCTATGAACGGATTTATGCCGACATGGTCGCACAACCGCTACGGCTGGTCAGACCCGCGACGCCGACGGACCTCGAGCCGATCCTGAGCGTCGCCTGA
- a CDS encoding glycosyltransferase → MTRPIGYYVHHQGDGHRQRALAIARAAGGAVTLLGTGLAGRTGAIPAVDLADDRVSGDLFDGRDHGDRPASLHYAPTDHDGIRRRVAQISGWIAEARPALMVIDVSVEAAMLARLASVPTVYVRLNGLRDDRPHREAFDAAAALLAPFHAALDDAAIPQAVRRKTFYAPGIVVPTAVTSADPGLVLGVVGRGGGTGDGTLWAEAARSVPERRWRVIGPCSVPKHPPANLEICGWVDDADRMIAQAGIVVGAAGDGLVGSVIANRRPFLCLPEPRPYAEQTSKAARLSALGAAVVAPCWPARDDWRDLLDRAAALDPAKLASLDMTDGAGRAARWLQALADAPDEQRRMTA, encoded by the coding sequence ATGACGCGACCGATCGGCTATTATGTCCATCATCAGGGCGACGGGCACCGCCAGCGCGCGCTCGCCATCGCCCGCGCAGCAGGAGGCGCGGTGACGTTGCTCGGCACCGGGCTCGCCGGGCGGACGGGCGCGATTCCCGCCGTCGATCTGGCGGATGATCGCGTGTCCGGCGATCTGTTCGATGGCCGCGATCATGGCGACCGGCCCGCCTCCCTGCACTACGCCCCGACTGACCATGACGGCATCCGGCGGCGCGTGGCGCAGATCAGCGGGTGGATCGCCGAGGCGCGCCCGGCGCTGATGGTGATCGACGTCTCCGTGGAGGCAGCGATGCTGGCGCGGCTGGCGTCGGTGCCGACGGTCTATGTGCGGCTGAATGGCCTTCGTGACGATCGTCCCCATCGCGAGGCATTCGACGCCGCGGCGGCGCTGCTCGCGCCTTTTCACGCGGCGCTCGACGATGCGGCGATACCGCAAGCCGTGCGACGGAAGACATTCTACGCGCCCGGCATCGTCGTGCCGACCGCCGTAACGAGCGCCGATCCCGGCCTCGTTCTCGGTGTCGTCGGTCGCGGCGGCGGCACAGGAGACGGGACGCTATGGGCTGAGGCTGCGCGATCCGTTCCCGAACGGCGCTGGCGGGTGATCGGCCCGTGTAGCGTACCGAAGCATCCTCCGGCCAATCTCGAAATATGCGGATGGGTCGATGATGCCGATCGGATGATTGCGCAAGCGGGTATCGTCGTCGGTGCGGCGGGCGACGGGCTGGTCGGATCGGTGATCGCCAACCGCCGCCCCTTCCTGTGCCTGCCCGAGCCACGCCCTTATGCCGAGCAGACGTCCAAGGCAGCGCGACTGTCGGCGCTGGGCGCGGCCGTCGTCGCCCCTTGCTGGCCTGCCCGCGACGATTGGCGCGATTTGCTCGACCGCGCCGCTGCGCTCGATCCCGCCAAGCTCGCATCGCTCGACATGACGGACGGCGCGGGCCGCGCGGCGCGGTGGCTGCAGGCGCTCGCCGACGCGCCAGACGAACAGAGGAGAATGACGGCATGA
- the wecB gene encoding non-hydrolyzing UDP-N-acetylglucosamine 2-epimerase — MGGSRAIRLLSVVGTRPEAIKIAPVALAAAPRSHINHRILATGQHGELFDEALADFGLHPELRLPPLLHDSSLDVMTARFADAIAATLRSERPDMVLVQGDTTSAYAGAIAAHRLGLPIGHVEAGLRSHDLHCPWPEERNRVMIDRLATLLFAPTSEARANLVAEAGVVTGIVTVTGNTGIDALLAMRARLPAPTSSADQALILLTCHRRENIGTGIEAICDAARRLADRGDVMILCPVHPNPAVGDIVRARLAEHPAITLTGALRYRDVVAAMAAARLILIDSGGIQEEAPALGIPVLVLRDVTERPEGLATGNLALVGTDADRIVVTASRLLDDPAAHAAMACPAFPFGQGDAATKILDAIEQYFSSDPPDDHPLPFGHASIMDVAR, encoded by the coding sequence ATGGGGGGATCGCGCGCGATCAGGCTGCTCAGCGTCGTCGGCACACGGCCGGAGGCGATCAAGATCGCGCCTGTGGCGCTGGCGGCCGCCCCACGCTCCCACATCAATCATCGTATCCTCGCCACCGGCCAGCATGGCGAGCTGTTCGACGAGGCGCTGGCCGACTTCGGGCTGCATCCCGAGCTGAGATTGCCGCCCCTCCTGCATGACTCCTCTCTCGACGTGATGACGGCGCGTTTCGCCGATGCGATCGCCGCGACCCTCCGCTCGGAACGACCCGACATGGTGCTGGTCCAGGGCGACACAACCTCCGCTTATGCCGGCGCGATCGCCGCACATCGGCTCGGCCTCCCGATCGGCCATGTCGAGGCCGGCCTGCGCTCGCACGATCTTCACTGTCCCTGGCCGGAAGAGCGCAACCGCGTGATGATCGACCGGCTCGCCACCCTGCTCTTCGCCCCGACGTCGGAGGCCAGGGCCAATCTCGTGGCCGAGGCGGGCGTCGTGACCGGCATCGTTACGGTGACGGGCAATACCGGCATCGATGCCCTGCTCGCCATGCGGGCGAGGCTCCCCGCCCCCACGAGCAGCGCGGACCAGGCCCTGATCCTGCTGACCTGCCACCGAAGGGAGAACATCGGCACCGGCATCGAGGCGATCTGCGATGCCGCACGCCGTCTGGCCGATCGCGGTGACGTCATGATTCTCTGCCCGGTCCACCCCAATCCCGCCGTCGGCGACATTGTGCGCGCTCGCCTTGCCGAGCATCCGGCGATCACGCTGACCGGCGCGCTGCGCTATCGCGACGTCGTGGCGGCGATGGCGGCGGCACGGTTGATCCTCATCGATAGCGGCGGCATCCAGGAGGAAGCCCCCGCGCTCGGCATTCCCGTGCTGGTGCTGCGTGACGTCACCGAACGGCCGGAGGGGCTGGCGACCGGCAATCTCGCGCTGGTCGGCACCGATGCGGATCGGATCGTCGTCACCGCATCGCGCCTGCTCGACGATCCCGCCGCCCATGCCGCCATGGCGTGCCCCGCCTTTCCCTTCGGACAGGGCGATGCGGCGACGAAGATCCTCGATGCCATCGAACAATATTTCTCGTCAGACCCGCCTGACGATCATCCATTGCCTTTCGGGCACGCGTCGATCATGGACGTCGCCCGATAA
- a CDS encoding PIG-L deacetylase family protein, translating to MRAEPLTGSVWARARWVVIAPHPDDETLGAGALIAQAAAADRFGGVVYLTDGTGSHPAGTPRLASIRRAEARTAIHRLIAESPSITRMGWQDARPHDPASARFDRDARRLGALLRRSRIDAVAVTGPSERHCDHVAAYWLAEAAIRHARRRVALFLYGVWGDPPGNGCRLLRTRPLAPGIRRRALAAHRSQLSLAYGAGFRLPRAKQRMPPADILWLREPNR from the coding sequence GTGAGAGCCGAGCCGCTCACAGGCAGCGTCTGGGCCCGCGCCCGCTGGGTGGTCATCGCCCCGCACCCGGACGACGAAACGCTCGGCGCTGGCGCGCTGATCGCTCAGGCGGCGGCGGCAGACAGGTTCGGCGGCGTCGTCTACCTGACCGACGGAACGGGATCGCATCCTGCGGGCACGCCCCGTCTCGCATCGATCCGCCGAGCAGAAGCCCGCACCGCGATCCACCGCCTGATCGCTGAAAGCCCCTCCATTACGCGCATGGGCTGGCAGGATGCGCGCCCGCATGATCCGGCCAGCGCGCGCTTCGATCGCGATGCCCGCCGGCTCGGCGCGCTGCTCCGTCGTAGCCGTATCGACGCGGTCGCGGTGACGGGGCCCAGCGAGCGCCATTGCGATCATGTCGCGGCCTATTGGCTAGCCGAGGCCGCGATCCGCCACGCACGCCGCCGCGTTGCACTGTTCCTCTATGGCGTCTGGGGCGACCCGCCCGGTAACGGTTGCCGCCTGCTGCGGACCCGTCCGCTCGCGCCGGGCATCAGGCGCCGCGCGCTCGCCGCGCATCGCAGCCAGCTCTCGCTCGCTTATGGCGCAGGATTCCGGCTTCCCCGCGCCAAGCAGCGGATGCCGCCGGCCGACATCCTCTGGCTTCGGGAACCGAACCGATGA
- a CDS encoding glycosyltransferase → MRPFCVCVPARNEAKHIATLIDALSTQTIAEPVRLALCVNNSDDDTLGVAQSAAEASDGRVVLDAIERAFPPPLAHAGSARRAAMELGAERIGDHGLLISTDADCRPPPAWIVANLASAAQDELIVGGRIDLDDREPAPPALFGLKQRFDRYWEQVRAIEDAVDPLAWDPAPRHGDHTGASLALGVALYRRASGVPLLATGEDRALVEAAIAVGGRLVHPVTVSTRVSARTVGRAADGMALEMRRWIEAIEDGRTPLVPAFDHWRERADWRRRMRAGHADVANAEHLLPAMPCDMALPER, encoded by the coding sequence ATGCGCCCATTCTGCGTCTGCGTGCCGGCGCGCAACGAGGCGAAGCATATCGCGACGCTGATCGATGCGCTCTCGACGCAGACGATCGCGGAGCCGGTGCGGCTCGCATTGTGCGTCAACAACAGCGACGACGACACGCTCGGGGTTGCGCAGTCGGCGGCCGAAGCCAGCGATGGCCGCGTCGTGCTCGACGCGATCGAGCGCGCCTTCCCGCCGCCACTCGCCCACGCCGGCTCGGCGCGGCGTGCAGCGATGGAGCTTGGCGCGGAGCGGATCGGCGACCATGGCCTGCTGATCTCGACCGATGCGGACTGCCGCCCGCCGCCCGCATGGATCGTGGCCAACCTCGCATCAGCCGCGCAGGACGAACTCATCGTGGGCGGCCGGATCGATCTCGACGATCGCGAACCGGCGCCACCGGCCCTGTTCGGGCTGAAGCAGCGGTTCGATCGCTATTGGGAGCAGGTGCGCGCGATCGAGGATGCGGTCGATCCGCTGGCCTGGGATCCGGCGCCGCGTCATGGCGACCATACCGGCGCCAGCCTGGCGCTGGGCGTGGCGCTCTATCGTCGCGCCAGCGGTGTTCCCTTGCTGGCGACGGGCGAGGATCGCGCGCTGGTCGAGGCGGCGATCGCGGTCGGTGGGCGGCTCGTCCATCCGGTCACGGTCTCGACGCGGGTTTCGGCGCGCACCGTCGGGCGCGCCGCGGACGGGATGGCGCTGGAAATGCGTCGCTGGATCGAGGCGATCGAGGACGGTCGCACGCCGCTGGTTCCCGCCTTCGATCATTGGCGTGAACGCGCCGATTGGCGTCGCCGGATGCGCGCCGGCCACGCCGATGTCGCGAATGCGGAGCACCTGTTGCCGGCGATGCCGTGCGACATGGCCCTGCCGGAGCGGTGA
- a CDS encoding DUF1501 domain-containing protein has protein sequence MHRRDLLKAAAAFAPMIVAGRAFATPAAGSGRLLLVFLRGAYDAANIVAPVGSDFYHQARPTIGLHAPDPSNPDAALPLDGDWAMHPALRDSLYPLWQKRQIAFVPFAGTDDMSRSHFETQDTIELGQPIAGSRDFRSGFMARLAVALGTDRPMAFSAQVPLCFQGMANQPIPNIALNGNLKPTIDPREAKLIEAMYTTNRLGDAALADAVAEGFATRETVFKSLADEMTQASRGAVTPKGFELSARRIGTLMREQYNLAFVDVGGWDTHVNQGGAQGYLAGRIGELGRGLAGFAQEIGPDAWRDTTVVVVSEFGRTFRENGDKGTDHGHGSVYWVIGGGVRGGRIAGPQVRITAETLNQQRDLPVLTDYRELIGGIVQRQFGLGSNRLATVFPDTRPVALDLV, from the coding sequence ATGCATCGCCGAGACCTGCTCAAGGCCGCTGCCGCCTTCGCTCCGATGATCGTCGCCGGTCGCGCGTTCGCAACGCCCGCCGCCGGATCGGGACGCCTGCTGCTGGTCTTCCTGCGCGGTGCCTATGATGCCGCCAACATCGTCGCGCCGGTCGGCAGCGACTTCTACCACCAGGCGCGACCGACGATTGGGTTGCACGCCCCCGATCCGTCCAATCCGGACGCCGCGCTGCCGCTCGACGGAGACTGGGCGATGCACCCGGCACTGAGGGACAGTCTCTATCCGCTGTGGCAGAAGCGGCAGATCGCATTCGTGCCGTTCGCGGGGACCGACGACATGAGCCGCAGCCATTTCGAGACGCAGGATACGATCGAGCTCGGCCAACCGATTGCAGGATCGCGCGACTTCCGCTCGGGCTTCATGGCCCGGCTGGCGGTCGCGCTCGGCACGGATCGGCCGATGGCCTTCTCGGCACAGGTGCCGCTCTGCTTCCAGGGCATGGCGAACCAGCCCATTCCCAACATCGCCCTCAACGGCAACCTAAAGCCGACGATCGACCCGCGCGAGGCGAAGCTGATCGAGGCGATGTACACGACCAATCGCTTGGGCGATGCGGCTCTCGCCGATGCGGTCGCCGAAGGCTTCGCGACGCGTGAGACGGTGTTCAAGTCGCTTGCCGACGAGATGACGCAGGCAAGCCGCGGCGCGGTCACTCCCAAGGGGTTCGAGCTCTCCGCCCGCCGGATCGGCACGCTGATGCGCGAACAATATAATCTCGCCTTCGTCGATGTCGGCGGATGGGATACGCACGTCAACCAGGGCGGCGCGCAGGGCTATCTTGCCGGCCGGATCGGCGAGTTGGGCCGTGGACTCGCCGGCTTCGCGCAGGAAATCGGCCCGGACGCCTGGCGCGACACCACAGTCGTGGTGGTTTCCGAATTCGGGCGGACCTTCCGCGAAAATGGCGATAAGGGCACCGACCACGGCCATGGCAGCGTCTATTGGGTGATCGGCGGCGGCGTGCGCGGCGGCCGGATCGCCGGCCCGCAGGTGCGGATCACCGCCGAGACGCTCAACCAGCAGCGCGACCTGCCCGTGCTGACCGACTATCGGGAGCTCATCGGCGGCATCGTCCAGCGCCAGTTCGGACTAGGGAGCAATCGGCTCGCCACGGTGTTTCCCGACACCCGACCGGTAGCGCTCGATCTCGTCTGA
- a CDS encoding acyl-CoA dehydrogenase family protein, with the protein MTPTPAVRPGEQGDLVEQLAALGARHDAAPRFPAESLRLLSDDGLHRRFAPIAAGGEAFADERARHDAIRDALRVVGRGDLSVGRLYEGHVNALLLFGWYATPAQTAWLSDALDRDAWFGVWASEPPPGVRLVPSDSPMLDGAKHFASGAGGLDHALVTVAIEGDGRGLAIVPANDPARTDSSGWRVRGMRASVSGRYDLTGLAIAPSMLLGAPGDYDRDPRFTAGAWRFCAVQLGGIEALLTEVRRSLGDAARADPIARARFADALVATRTAGFWVAEAAARTADEHPDAVPVARLARGVVERAGLDVMEAAARLLGTRSAFDGQRADKIIRDLSLYLRQAGPDHARDEAALACLEHDPWPAGDRLW; encoded by the coding sequence ATGACTCCGACACCGGCGGTGCGTCCCGGCGAACAAGGCGATCTGGTCGAGCAACTCGCGGCGCTGGGCGCGCGCCACGACGCCGCGCCACGCTTTCCCGCGGAGAGTCTGCGACTGCTCTCGGACGACGGACTGCATCGCCGGTTCGCGCCGATTGCGGCCGGGGGCGAGGCGTTCGCCGATGAGCGCGCGCGCCACGATGCGATCCGCGATGCGTTGCGCGTGGTCGGGCGCGGCGATCTCAGTGTCGGCCGTCTCTACGAGGGTCATGTCAACGCGCTGCTGCTGTTCGGCTGGTATGCGACGCCGGCACAGACGGCGTGGCTGTCCGATGCGCTCGATCGGGACGCCTGGTTCGGCGTCTGGGCGAGCGAACCGCCGCCGGGCGTCCGCCTGGTCCCTAGTGACAGCCCGATGCTCGACGGCGCCAAGCATTTCGCCAGCGGTGCGGGCGGCCTCGATCACGCGCTGGTCACCGTCGCGATCGAGGGCGACGGGCGCGGTCTCGCGATCGTGCCTGCCAATGATCCCGCACGCACGGACAGCAGCGGCTGGCGCGTTCGCGGCATGCGCGCGAGCGTCAGCGGCCGCTATGACCTGACCGGCCTCGCGATCGCGCCATCGATGCTGCTGGGGGCGCCCGGCGATTATGATCGCGATCCGCGCTTCACGGCCGGCGCCTGGCGGTTTTGCGCGGTCCAGCTCGGCGGGATCGAAGCGTTGCTCACCGAAGTGCGCCGATCGTTGGGGGACGCCGCCCGCGCGGACCCGATCGCGCGCGCGCGTTTCGCCGATGCGCTCGTCGCGACGCGAACCGCCGGCTTCTGGGTCGCGGAGGCCGCCGCCCGCACCGCCGACGAGCATCCCGACGCCGTCCCGGTGGCACGGCTCGCGCGCGGCGTGGTCGAGCGTGCCGGGCTCGATGTGATGGAGGCCGCCGCCCGCTTGCTCGGCACGCGCAGCGCGTTCGACGGCCAGCGCGCGGACAAGATCATCCGCGATCTCTCGCTTTACCTGCGCCAGGCCGGTCCGGACCATGCCCGCGACGAGGCTGCGCTGGCCTGTCTCGAGCATGACCCATGGCCGGCGGGCGATCGGCTGTGGTGA
- a CDS encoding class II 3-deoxy-7-phosphoheptulonate synthase, protein MATAWAPESWRGFEARQLPEYPDAAALAAAEAKVANFPPLVFAGEARALTAELATVAAGKGFLLQGGDCAESFAEFHPNNIRDTFRVILQMAVVLTYASKLPIVKVGRMAGQFAKPRSANMEEIGGVSLPSYRGDNVNDIAFTPESRTPDPERMIRGYNQSASTLNLLRAFAQGGYANLVQVHRWTLDFMGRSPWAERYQALADRISDALDFMAACGIDPETQPQLQGTHFYTSHEGLLLPYEQAMTRQDSLTGDWYDTSAHMIWIGDRTRFEGSAHVEYLRGIGNPIGIKCGPSLEPDVLLRLLDTLDPARAPGRITLITRYGHDKIEKGLPALVRAVKREGRPVVWSCDPMHGNVVKAANGYKTRPFERILAEVRGFFAVHRAEGTHGGGIHVEMTGQNVTECTGGAVAITDEGLAARYHTHCDPRLNAGQSLELAFLLADMVNQEMKERERRAA, encoded by the coding sequence ATGGCCACCGCCTGGGCCCCCGAAAGCTGGCGCGGATTTGAAGCGCGACAGTTGCCCGAATATCCCGATGCCGCTGCGCTTGCCGCCGCCGAAGCCAAGGTCGCGAACTTTCCGCCGCTGGTCTTTGCCGGCGAGGCGCGCGCGCTGACGGCCGAACTCGCCACCGTGGCAGCCGGCAAGGGCTTTCTGCTCCAGGGCGGCGATTGCGCCGAGAGCTTCGCGGAATTCCATCCGAACAACATCCGCGACACCTTCCGCGTCATCCTCCAGATGGCGGTGGTGCTGACCTATGCGTCCAAGCTGCCGATCGTGAAGGTCGGCCGCATGGCGGGCCAGTTCGCCAAGCCGCGCTCGGCCAATATGGAGGAGATCGGCGGCGTCTCGCTGCCCAGCTACCGCGGCGACAATGTCAACGACATCGCCTTCACCCCGGAATCGCGCACCCCCGATCCCGAGCGGATGATACGCGGCTACAACCAGTCCGCCTCGACGCTCAACCTGCTGCGGGCTTTCGCGCAGGGTGGCTACGCCAATCTCGTGCAGGTCCACCGCTGGACGCTCGACTTCATGGGCCGCAGCCCATGGGCCGAGCGCTACCAGGCACTGGCCGACCGGATCAGCGACGCGCTCGACTTCATGGCCGCCTGCGGCATCGATCCCGAGACGCAGCCGCAGCTCCAGGGCACGCATTTCTACACCAGCCACGAAGGGCTGCTGCTCCCCTATGAGCAGGCGATGACGCGCCAGGATTCGCTGACCGGCGACTGGTACGACACCTCCGCCCACATGATCTGGATCGGCGACCGCACCCGCTTCGAAGGCTCGGCGCATGTCGAATATCTGCGCGGCATCGGCAACCCGATCGGCATCAAATGCGGCCCGAGCCTCGAGCCGGACGTGCTGCTGCGCCTGCTCGACACGCTCGATCCCGCCCGCGCGCCGGGTCGGATCACGCTGATCACCCGCTATGGGCACGACAAGATCGAGAAGGGCCTCCCCGCCCTCGTCCGCGCGGTCAAGCGCGAGGGGCGCCCGGTGGTGTGGTCGTGCGATCCGATGCACGGCAACGTCGTCAAGGCCGCCAACGGCTACAAGACGCGCCCGTTCGAGCGCATCCTCGCCGAAGTCCGCGGCTTCTTCGCGGTGCATCGCGCCGAGGGGACGCATGGCGGCGGCATCCATGTCGAGATGACCGGCCAGAATGTCACCGAATGCACCGGCGGCGCGGTCGCGATCACCGACGAGGGGCTGGCCGCGCGCTATCACACCCATTGCGATCCGCGCCTCAACGCCGGCCAGTCGCTCGAACTCGCCTTCCTGCTCGCCGATATGGTGAACCAGGAAATGAAGGAACGCGAGCGCCGCGCCGCCTGA
- a CDS encoding DUF1800 domain-containing protein has protein sequence MISGGTSWAALSPKLARLGLAAIAGALAVPARAAPTSIDVALVDRLTWGIDSESLDKMAAGGSSHFLDDQLRAPPASLPPAAQAQVDAMRITQEPVAQLVVEMDAQNRAASAIPDPGQKKAARDAYNMAMNDLGREAQSRSLLRDLYAPDQLREQMTWFWFNHFNVQANKRDIRAMVSDYEDQAIRPHALGRFRDLLEATLRHPAMLRYLDNDQNAANHINENYAREIMELHTMGVGSGYTQKDVQELARIFTGVGVSLKPDMPKLKPAWQPLYVRAGLFEFNPARHDFGDKQFLGRTIRGSGFDEVEQALDLIAASPATARHVSTEIATYFADDAPPPALVARMAATFQHSHGDIAAVLRTLFRSPEFKASLGKRFKDPIHYAVSAVRLAYDGRTILNTDPLSNWLQRMSEGLFQHETPDGYAMASPAWSGPGQMETRFEIAQSIGGGAAGLFKPRDGAKPEQPAFPQIQNALFYQSLQRQLGPSTVKVLAQASSPQEWNALYLSSPAFMHR, from the coding sequence ATGATCAGCGGCGGAACCAGTTGGGCAGCGCTGTCGCCGAAGCTGGCGAGGCTGGGGTTGGCTGCCATCGCAGGTGCTCTGGCTGTACCGGCACGGGCCGCTCCCACCTCGATCGACGTCGCGCTGGTCGATCGTCTGACCTGGGGGATCGATAGCGAGAGCCTGGACAAGATGGCGGCCGGCGGTTCGTCCCATTTTCTTGACGATCAGCTCCGTGCGCCGCCTGCATCTCTGCCCCCGGCTGCGCAGGCGCAGGTCGATGCGATGCGGATCACACAGGAGCCGGTGGCCCAACTCGTGGTCGAGATGGACGCGCAGAACAGGGCAGCCAGCGCGATCCCCGATCCCGGTCAGAAAAAGGCCGCGCGCGACGCCTACAACATGGCCATGAACGATCTCGGTCGCGAAGCGCAGTCGCGGTCGCTGCTCCGCGATCTCTACGCGCCGGACCAGTTGCGGGAACAGATGACGTGGTTTTGGTTCAACCACTTCAACGTGCAAGCGAACAAGCGCGACATCCGTGCGATGGTCAGTGATTATGAAGATCAGGCGATCCGCCCGCATGCGCTCGGCCGTTTCCGCGACCTGCTCGAGGCGACGCTGCGCCACCCCGCGATGCTGCGCTATCTCGACAATGACCAGAATGCAGCGAACCACATCAACGAGAATTATGCCCGCGAGATCATGGAGCTGCACACCATGGGGGTGGGCTCGGGCTATACCCAGAAGGACGTGCAGGAGCTCGCGCGTATCTTCACGGGGGTCGGCGTGAGCCTCAAGCCGGACATGCCGAAGCTCAAGCCGGCATGGCAGCCATTATATGTCCGCGCCGGGCTGTTCGAGTTCAATCCCGCCCGCCACGATTTTGGCGACAAGCAATTCCTTGGCCGCACGATCCGTGGCAGCGGCTTCGACGAGGTCGAGCAGGCGCTCGACCTGATCGCCGCCTCTCCTGCCACAGCGCGTCATGTCTCCACCGAAATCGCGACCTATTTTGCCGACGATGCGCCACCGCCCGCTCTCGTCGCGCGCATGGCGGCGACGTTCCAGCATAGCCATGGCGACATCGCCGCAGTGTTGCGCACGCTGTTCCGCTCGCCCGAATTCAAGGCATCCCTCGGCAAGCGCTTCAAGGATCCGATCCACTATGCGGTCTCGGCGGTGCGCCTCGCCTATGACGGCCGCACCATCCTGAACACCGATCCGCTGTCAAACTGGCTCCAGCGGATGAGCGAGGGACTGTTCCAGCACGAGACGCCCGACGGTTATGCGATGGCGTCCCCCGCCTGGTCGGGTCCGGGCCAGATGGAGACGCGCTTCGAGATCGCGCAATCGATCGGCGGCGGCGCGGCGGGGCTGTTCAAGCCGCGCGATGGCGCGAAGCCCGAGCAACCGGCTTTCCCGCAGATCCAGAACGCGCTTTTCTACCAGTCGCTTCAGCGACAGCTGGGCCCGTCGACCGTCAAGGTGCTGGCGCAGGCGTCCTCGCCGCAGGAGTGGAATGCGCTCTATCTCTCCTCCCCCGCATTCATGCACCGCTGA
- a CDS encoding PA2169 family four-helix-bundle protein, which yields MSNDHDIKTLNSLIETVIDSADGYTEASKAAQGSRFEEIFRRRGAERQQLTTELQGKVRSLGGEPESDGTLLAGAHRLFLNLRNSMSSDDTTIVDQVEAGEDHIKHKFEDAQRDKELSPATRADIDRAYLIVKAGHDEIRDLKHALHASG from the coding sequence ATGAGCAACGATCATGACATCAAGACGCTGAACTCGCTGATCGAAACGGTCATCGATAGCGCGGACGGCTATACGGAGGCGTCAAAGGCCGCCCAAGGCTCGCGTTTCGAGGAGATCTTCCGGCGTCGCGGCGCCGAGCGCCAGCAACTGACGACCGAATTGCAGGGCAAAGTCCGATCGCTGGGCGGCGAGCCCGAGAGCGACGGCACGCTGTTGGCCGGTGCCCATCGCCTGTTCCTCAATCTGCGGAACAGCATGTCGAGCGACGACACGACCATCGTCGATCAGGTCGAGGCGGGCGAGGATCACATCAAGCACAAGTTCGAGGACGCCCAGCGCGACAAGGAACTGAGCCCGGCGACGCGCGCCGACATCGATCGGGCCTATCTGATCGTGAAGGCCGGGCATGACGAGATCCGCGATCTCAAGCACGCCCTGCACGCAAGCGGCTGA